The region atctccttgtagcgctcccaagcttcatataaagattctcctgattgctgcgcaaattgagtaagagcattcctgattgcagctctcttcgccatagggaagaatttagtaagaaacttctgagcaagatcttcccaagtagtaatcgaaccagctggtagagagtgtaaccagctcttagccttgtccctcagagagaatgggaacagtctcagcttcacagcatcttcagaaacaccgttgaacttgaaggtgtcgcagatctcaatgaaatccctaatgtgcatattgggatcttccgttggagaacccccaaactggactgaattctgcacccattgaattatgccaggcttgatctcaaaggtattagctgtgatagctggtcTGATAATGcaagattgaatgtcattgatcttgggttgagaaaaatccatcaaggctttcgttcatgcggctggatctcccattgtaatgagtacctgaaacataaacaaataaaccatgaaagtaaaagaattcgagtcagtgaactttaacgaccactgatgacaagcacataaactaaaaattaacaccgagtccccggcagcggcgccaaaaacttgttagggcgaaaacacgcgctaatattcacgcaagtatatgcgttcgcaagtagtataagatataaatcagatttgttcccacagagactggtttaggttaagttcaatttatgcacttatgcaacaatgtatggttatcgctcaatgctaagacaaataacaaatagggtttttattaaactaagagattatactaaataacattaactaagagaattgaggttgaattactatatatgacaaaaatgggattctaacttcattactacttcattcaatagccttttcgttcttaaccttagcatgtgattgTGATGAAACTagtcagataacacgaaactgataaatgccaactttcgttgcacgagtaccattctactagacatccacaaaagagatagaagctgaataggcaccaattatattgagaccctatatgtctatagaatttgacaacataatggtttaagcataaggtatctatcttgattacatagggcaagtaaaacagttagagttacccactaatcatgcatacaatacatgaacctatgctagcgtggcaagttctaaacctctatattcactgtcgcttcaatatagattaacacattatcttatatgttagctatgcacataagtcgaataagtacaaccaatactaagatatcatacaatcaccacataccaagatatcgaaacaaattaactattgaaatccataagtaaatccgctagaatcccatgataacgattagcccataattgaactcatcgtcaccatgggttccaatgaaagcatgataatacacacaatataaactaataaaaatacttattaaaaccagagtacgtcacaagagtaataaggttcaaagtaaagaaaactagcatccactgatacaacgaataaaagaatcacaagaaaatgtatgcttcctcttcttcgttgtgatgtgctaaaacggtcttcttctttctctcattgttccttgcttgataccacccttctgtgaaacgtctctgagaactacttatatagaaccccgcaagaaccagccgtctcagaagtccaacagaataaagattataaaattcagtattaaaattctcgtccctgagcggccaccccagattcctgagcgggcgcccaagctcccaagcggccgcccagcatcctgagcgggcgcccaagcaccttgtggaaaattctgaattctgctcctgatttttCTGCGTTCTTCCCccaactttccacaaccaatgccaagcatttccctaggcttatttatgatgaattcttcctacatacgcaagttatactctgaaatgcaaaaacactagaaaaacgcatcaaatgcacaaaatacttgatttcaagacatcaattcaagccattataagacgttctaagtggtataaaatgccacttatcaattcAATATAGTAAGGTGCTCCTATCATCTTCATTAAGTCCTCTCCCTTCAAGTCAACAGAACAACCACAAAGGATCAGAAGATGCAATTCAAATCATTAAAGTTGTCCATTTCTAGAAAACAAACCAGTTTTAATTCTCACCTGAGCTGCAGTTATGAGCACGGAGCCAGGATGGTCAACAAAGAATTGTTTATCATCCCGAAGATCTGTATAACCAATAACATTTGAAGATAGTTAGATCTCAATGATAAGAAATGCACAAAAATAttatcatttttttataaaagccTTGACAACAAGGCAACAAACAGATATACAGAGATGTTATAACCATTTCCTTGACCCTAAAAGCTGTTATACTCCAATTGGTAAATTAGAAGGCATCATTATGATGTGTATTACAATAAACAAAAGAGTGAGGTAAACTTACCAAGCTTTGTCCCTACAATAATTATTGTAACGCCAGGAGCATAAAACCataaatttatcttgtaaatttATCTTGTAGGCAAATGAATTTTACACTTTTAAATGGCGTATATGTAATCAACCGCCACTTGTAGAAGAAATCAAGCTGCTGTATATGTAAATGGTTAACAAAACCTGTTCAATTCAATTTCAATAAAATTGTACAAATACGGAGGGAaggggagagagagggagagagaaagaaagggagagagagggagagggagagagagagagagagagagagagagagagattgaacAATAAGAAAGACCTAATTACCCCTTTTGAAATCCTAATTTACTCCAAGAAGAAAACGCTACAGACCCTAATTACAAGCTATAAATCCAATTGAGAAGAAAGCCCTTAATTACAAGAACCGGACTCACCTCCAAGCTCTTGAAACATTTTGTTTGAAAACCGATTAAGAAGAGCGTGTTTGAGTTCGAGAGTGATTGAAAAGATATAATTTTCTATTTTGTTTACATTTGATAAAAAAAAGTGAGCGGGTTTACATCTTATTTCATGGCGGTCCAAAATTTGGTTAAAATTTTGCCAAAATTTGGCCTGCCAATATAATGCCCCCAAAATATTAGTCTTATGGTAACACTAACTGCAATATCAATACTAACACTTTATTTTGTGTTACAATATCAGTGTCATAATGTCTATGGTAACATTTTTTATCCTCTACTGTAACACAAAAATCAAATGTTATCTTATATCAAATTTTAGTGCTCTAAGGCAATATTTTtgcttgtaacaccaaaaaaagtgTTGGTACATGTCAAATATGGTGTAGTGTTAGTTAAACAATTAGAGGGTTGTATAACATAAATTAAATAGTGGAAGACACCAATGgataaagacctgattcatatggtggaataataattgaattttttatgtgcttatgttgttatgtgttatcattttcagattttatagatatcatgtcttctacactatcagTCCGTAGCATACTTGATGCTAATAAGTTGACTGGTCCCAACTTTGCTAattggcttcgaaacttgagaatttttCTTAAGTTTGAGAAGATGAGCTATGTGTTAAACTCACCATTGCCTAAAGCCCCCGATGATGATGCAACTCATCAAGAGCATCAAGAatatcataagtggatagatgagGCAAATGTTGCCCAATGTATTATGTTGGCATCTATGAACTCTGAGCttcagaagcaacatgagcacaTGGATGCATACACTATCCCAGTGCATCTACAAGAGTTTTATGATGTAGAGGGGAGGACAGTTTGATATGAGATATCAAAAGAGCTATTCCACAGTAAAATGGCAGAGGGGACATATATGAATGACCATGTGCTCAaaatgatcaatttgattgaaagTTTGGGGCCACTatgccatagatggcctatcgcaataGTTTGATCATCAGTGTTACAAACTAATGTTACATTAGATATGTTTATCTTCGTCTACCGCAACATTACATATTTGATGTTACTATAGCCTTCCGAACATGTTACTATAGATAGAAAGCGTTACACCATGCAACATGTGTGAAATTATGTTACCATAGGGTATTTACCAATAAAATATTATCATATAAAAAATAACTAAATTTACATCTAATTATTTGTGTCTTAATTAATTAActttataaaatatttaagtaataatttaaaattataattttaatcaaataagttaatatttttttgttttaaatattaaagtaaatatatatttttctaatatataatttttttcttttaaattaataaaacataaataatcctattatttgattttaaaaataactaatttgataaaattaatttattggttgaatttataaattatagaAAGTGATATTGTTTTTACATAATAAATAATTtgattataatttataataaataattcatttaaaaaaagaaaattaaaatacAAAAGAAGAAGAGTTAAATTGTATAGGCGGGCTAAAATTTGGGCCAAAAATTGGAAGAAGCGGCAAATTTTCCAGACAGGCCGGTTAAAATTTTGGATAAGTTACAACCCCTCTCTAACTATTCTCTACCACTTCATCTCCCTCTCTAGCTGGTTCTCTCTCAACTCTCTGCGTTGTTCTCTACATCTTTCTTAGCTTTAATGATATCCTAAAGTCgatttcattcaagtaagagctAAACTTTCGCACATTGATGGATATGGGGCTGCTCGAACCAATTCGAGTTTCAGAAAAAACTAGGGTTTTCAAGTTTGAATCGGGGTTTTTTCtttttttgattttttctttAATTAATTGGTTTTATCTATTTGTTCCAGGTTTAGTTTGGTTTGCTTTGGGTTCTAATTGAATTTCTTAGCTCGGGATTAGGTTTCCCTCTCTAATTGCGTTTAGTTTGGATGTTTAAATTTCTGCAAAGCGTGGTAGCCGGATCCGGAGGCGGCCTTATTCTTCTGCTTGGGGCTCCTGGCTTCATTCTCGTGCAACATTTTAAGGTTATGTCCATTCATTTTATCTCTACTCCACTGCTTCATTATTAAGCATCAAGCATTTGTAATTATTCAACACCATGGCTCTTGAAAATGTTCATTTGTTCCAGGTTTATTTCTATAGGTGTTCACACAAACAGTTTAAAACACAAGTATAATAACTAAAACTCTTTTATCTATTTTATCTTTCGCACTGTGTATATTGTAGTTAGTTAGCTATAGACAGTAATTGTTGAGTTTGTAGTGAATTATTGAATTACCTGTAGACTCCAGACTTTGATTAATATATTTTTGATATAACACCTGTTGGGACTTGGTGTGTGAAAACTAAGATTGACATTGTATTTTCCGTAAATATTGGATTATGATATTGGCATGTGTCTGATGAATCAGTATCTCTTGTAGGGACTTACTGAGAAATTCAAGGAGAAGGACACTGCATACATGAGTTCATTCTCCACATTTAGAGCTacaaattattagaattaatgAGTACAGCAGTCACATAGAGAACTATGTGTCAATTCCCAGTGACAGGCCTGCAGCTGTGCATACACAACATGAAGAAATTCCAAGCTCAACTTCACACGTAACTTCGGTGGATTGTAAGTTACAAGTTTTATTTTGCAATGAAATTATGGTTTAGAAAATATTACATGAAACTACTATAGAACTTGTTAACAGTTAGTTGTGAGTTGTTTTTGTGTTAAGCTGGTGTTAAAATTATAGTTTTCGTTTGAGCTTGTGTTGAAAGTGCTAATCATTTTAATAAACATGTTAAAGACTTATTTCTGGTAGTGATGCCATAGGCTAGAAATATTTTAGAGTTGTTGGTTTAACTTTATA is a window of Apium graveolens cultivar Ventura chromosome 11, ASM990537v1, whole genome shotgun sequence DNA encoding:
- the LOC141695710 gene encoding uncharacterized protein LOC141695710; its protein translation is MSSTLSVRSILDANKLTGPNFANWLRNLRIFLKFEKMSYVLNSPLPKAPDDDATHQEHQEYHKWIDEANVAQCIMLASMNSELQKQHEHMDAYTIPVHLQEFYDVEGRTV